The Leucoraja erinacea ecotype New England chromosome 8, Leri_hhj_1, whole genome shotgun sequence nucleotide sequence ATTGGTGCTACTAAACAATGTCATCGATTCAAAAAGAGGTTTCAGTTATTTGTTTTTGTCTCTTGCTCGTAAACTGCTGACATTAACATCAGTCCTATTATTGTAACCCTAGCCAATTCTAAGCCACAACTCTATTACAGCAATTATGTTACACCCCTTATTTGTCAATGCTCTCAAACTGAGAATTCCAATCTTCATATACATTCTTAATTCTAACTTGGAAATATGCTGAATTTCACGTTTTCTGATTTTCTCAGTTAAAATTGCTTCTATATTACTTTCACATTCTCTAACTGTTTTTCTAATACAGTTTAATATTTTGAAACTGTTTTCTTCACACTGTTTACATTAGCCAAGCCTCCTGCTTTTAATCCAACTGATTTGTTGATACTGCTCTTCCTCTCTGGTCTCTAATCTTGCTGTTATTCAGTTCTGTGCCATATTAGTTCAAATCCTCCCCCACTGAATATCATTTGTGAGCAGGGAGTAAAGTAGTATTGCTACAAGATGGAATGGGAGCTGGAGATAGAGTTACAGTGCTACAATACAACATGAGAGCAAGGAAGCAGCATACTACTGCTGAAATACTGATAGAAAGTAAAATGCACAAGTGTGATGCAGTGCCGTGTGTGAAACAAGCAGGAGCAAGAATGTTTCAATTAATTGCATGGTGTTCCCTTGTTCTCACAAGTGCTGAATTATTACATCCCAGCAAAGACTATTCTAAAGCTgctctgtctgtgtgtggttATAGCATTCTAATAAAACACTTTCAGTACTGCAAGTGGACACTGCATTCCACTGGCGTTGGCCTCTTGCATATTATCAACTGGCAGTTGCAATTTCACAATTTCCATTCCACGCTTCTGGAATATCTTCCCATAACCCTATCTATCTATTTTCATAAAATTCATCCCTTACATTGACGTTTTGGTCATGCCAAATGGTTGTATGGAACATTCTCGCTTCAACCAGATACTGGGGCATTTTCTCTTGTTAAAGATTACTGAAGCTATCCTCAACGGAGAATAAAGCACAAGTTACAACACAGCAGCACAGTACTACTGTCATACTTCATGGCATAGAGTGGTATTAAGAGTGTAATATTTTGGTAATATAGTATACAATACTGCCTGAACACAGCAGAATAACAATTACTTAAAGCTTCAGTAACAAATAGCAGTTGAAAGCTACAGCAGGAAATAGTTGCATTGACAAAACTCAGAAGGGATTTGtgaaaatacaataaaaaaaggaGATATAGTCCTGGTACAGTTGTACCATTATAAAAGGGAGTAGCGTAGCAGTACTGCAAGATGATCCAACAGCAGGCAGTATTGGAGGCATGCAATCGcattcgctggaaggcagcagtAATTCTGCAATACCAGGGCACACAGCAATTCAGCTGTCCTATAAACTAGGCAAGAGTTTTATCGTGGGAATGTTACAATATTGAATAGGAACATGCCACGGATATACAGCCATTCCTAGATCAAGTTCATGTAATTATTGATGGCTTCATTTGTATGTAACTGGTGTTATTCTGGATTCCATGTGGAGCCACCACCCCACTTTGCCTTTAGTGACACTAGAGGTAATTTACATACAATTCAACTACCTTGAACTGTGGGGTTAGAAAATAAATTCAGCAATTTCAGCTAGAACGAGTGCCACTTATTCTTCTTATGAAACAGAATTCTTATCAATAATATACGAAGCAAATCATTTTCTGCTCGTTTCAGTACCTGTAAAGAATCCATTACCAATGCAAGGTTAATTATGTCAGAATTCAATCTAGTTTTAAAAATTATATGGAAATTAGGACATATGTAGTATGAAAGAGTTATAAAATTCCTAAGCAAAttacattaaaacatttttttttataccTTCTGTATAGGCAGCGTCATCAGATCCTGCACTCATTCTTCGTGCTTCATGAATCCGATCATCGAGAGTTGAAGTAGGGTCAGCCCCTAGCTGCAAATGCTGGGCAGGTTCAGGCTCTGCATAATGATCAGGGAGGCTTAAGAGGTTGGAAGGTTCAAACGTTGGGGATGCAACCCCAGGGGAAATAGCAGGTGGTTTGTTTGGTGAAACTGTGATCTTAAAAGTGTACTTGGTATTGGGTTGGGTGACCACAACTCGTGGAGAAGTGGCAGCATTGCAATTGCCCCCACTCCGACTTTTGGGTGGATGATGACGGATATAGGCAGGCTGAATGAAAGAGGCCTGCTGCGTGCCCACACTGACTTGTCCTGCACCACTTCGGGACGAGGATGTTGACCCTGGATTTGCTGATATATACACAGTGGGTGGATTTCGCAGGCCTGATTCGTCAGTAGCCGAATTTGCCGAGATATAGACTTTTGGCTGGTTGCGTCCAATTATTTCGTCGCAGGATGGGGGACTGGCGGAAATGTAGACTTTGGGCTGACCCCTGCTTCCAGGGTGGGTGCTGATGGAAGGTAAAGGTGCTGTGCGAGAACTGGAGGAACGCATCGTTGAATTATTCCTCTGTGGAGATTCAAGTTTGATTTCAATTTGGTTTTTTCGTGGCCCCGTTGAGATATTCTGTATGTTATACTGACTGTAAATTGAAGGTGCACTGTTGGATGACTGATATGGGGGCAGTTGAGAACTTGTAGGGGAGCTGATAGGCATGTACACATGAGAGGTCTGATGGCTTTGCTGGCCTGGATAAGCAGACTGCTGGGATGAGGTATGTGCTGAACCACACTGTGAAGTTATAGGGCTGTAAAAGCCTGGCACTTGCTCCACCTGATGGGAGTGCTGAGGACTCTGGAAGGCTGGCTGCTGTTGATTGTGGCCAAACTGTGAAGCACTGGTATGTTGCGTAGATATCCAACCTGGCTGCTGTGACATCTGACGTCCTGTACTGCTTTGTGCTGTCACATAAGGCCTAATGTAGATAGCATTACCTTGAGGGCTATTAAGTACAGGTGGGGGTACACCACGTATGTGCAAGGATTTAGGAGCATTATGGCCAGTCTGAATGTTAGGCGCTAGAGTGACCGTAATTGGGTTAAACCTGGGC carries:
- the tab2 gene encoding TGF-beta-activated kinase 1 and MAP3K7-binding protein 2 — encoded protein: MAQGNQHINVQVLHDLRQKFPEVPECVVSHCMLQNGNNLDACCKFLMQESTKYLYGEGDLNFLDDSSISGLHNHMSELNLDVQSQNVYQHWKDGSQLNGSKTLTHNVSDGALQTAVTSYEPTEEAQITPTQLAGGFNMFGTMDLSRSSSSPQQLGLLQPLGSKGISGTAQQMPRFNPITVTLAPNIQTGHNAPKSLHIRGVPPPVLNSPQGNAIYIRPYVTAQSSTGRQMSQQPGWISTQHTSASQFGHNQQQPAFQSPQHSHQVEQVPGFYSPITSQCGSAHTSSQQSAYPGQQSHQTSHVYMPISSPTSSQLPPYQSSNSAPSIYSQYNIQNISTGPRKNQIEIKLESPQRNNSTMRSSSSRTAPLPSISTHPGSRGQPKVYISASPPSCDEIIGRNQPKVYISANSATDESGLRNPPTVYISANPGSTSSSRSGAGQVSVGTQQASFIQPAYIRHHPPKSRSGGNCNAATSPRVVVTQPNTKYTFKITVSPNKPPAISPGVASPTFEPSNLLSLPDHYAEPEPAQHLQLGADPTSTLDDRIHEARRMSAGSDDAAYTEALLVHQKARMDRLHRELELEKKKLDKLKSEVNKMESDLTQRRMKRSNSASQIPSLEEMQQLRSSNRQLQIDIDCITKEIDLFHAKGPHFNPSAIHNFYDNMGFRGPVPPKPKEQKSAVKPSKPVPDQEEDEGAQWNCSTCTFLNHPALIRCEQCEMPKHF